In Candidatus Cybelea sp., a genomic segment contains:
- the hypB gene encoding hydrogenase nickel incorporation protein HypB has translation MRVVEIAGNLMLKNDAIAGRLRDRFARSATLVVNLLSSPGSGKTTLLEKTLQRLAGRYSIGVLVGDQATENDAARLSTAEVHVRQITTGAECRLDADMIAKGLDGWRDRRFDLLLIENVGNLICPAEYDLGEDLRVVLFSVTEGEDKPLKYPLAFNSSQVVLITKVDIAEPVGYDRAAATASIGQVNPQARILELSARSGLGMDAWFALLEERISAKALPTAR, from the coding sequence ATGCGAGTCGTCGAGATCGCCGGGAATCTCATGCTCAAGAACGACGCGATCGCGGGCCGGCTGCGCGACCGCTTTGCCCGGAGCGCAACGCTCGTCGTCAACCTGCTTTCGAGTCCCGGATCGGGGAAGACGACGCTTCTCGAGAAGACGCTGCAGCGGCTCGCCGGGCGGTACTCAATCGGCGTGCTGGTCGGGGATCAAGCCACCGAAAACGACGCCGCTCGCCTCTCGACCGCGGAGGTCCACGTCCGCCAGATCACAACCGGAGCAGAATGTCGTCTCGATGCGGATATGATCGCGAAGGGACTCGACGGTTGGCGCGACCGCCGCTTCGACCTTCTCCTGATCGAAAACGTCGGCAACCTCATCTGCCCCGCCGAGTATGATTTGGGCGAAGACCTGCGCGTCGTTCTGTTCTCCGTGACCGAAGGCGAGGACAAGCCGTTGAAGTACCCGCTGGCGTTCAACTCGTCGCAGGTCGTCCTGATCACGAAGGTCGACATCGCCGAACCGGTCGGGTACGACCGCGCCGCCGCGACGGCGAGCATCGGTCAAGTCAATCCGCAAGCTCGGATCCTGGAACTGTCGGCGCGCTCCGGCCTCGGTATGGACGCCTGGTTCGCGCTGCTCGAAGAGCGCATTTCCGCAAAAGCGCTCCCTACGGCGCGGTGA
- the hypA gene encoding hydrogenase maturation nickel metallochaperone HypA, producing MHEVSVALSLLEGIQSTAAEQGIDRVYRVNVRVGALSGVVRDALLFSWDVVTAQTICEGSELRVEEVPLVIYCRLCGGERAPLPGTGLLCPQCATISPQIVRGREMDLVSVEVPA from the coding sequence ATGCATGAGGTTTCAGTGGCTTTAAGCCTCTTGGAGGGCATCCAGTCGACGGCCGCCGAGCAGGGGATCGACCGCGTTTACCGGGTCAATGTCCGGGTCGGTGCGCTAAGCGGCGTCGTGCGCGACGCGCTGCTTTTCTCTTGGGACGTCGTCACGGCGCAAACGATCTGTGAAGGCAGCGAACTGCGCGTCGAAGAGGTTCCTCTGGTGATCTACTGCCGGCTCTGCGGCGGCGAACGCGCGCCGCTGCCCGGGACCGGACTTCTCTGCCCGCAGTGCGCGACAATTTCGCCGCAAATCGTGCGCGGGCGGGAAATGGATCTCGTTTCGGTGGAGGTTCCTGCGTGA
- a CDS encoding nickel-dependent hydrogenase large subunit: MAIKDLPGTASETQPSRLVEMSWDPITRIVGSLGIYTKIDFQKKIVAECHATSSIFRGYSIFMRGKDPRDAHFITSRICGICGDNHCVCSVYAQNMAFGVRPPAMGEWIMNLGEAAEYMFDHNIFQENLVGVDYCEKMVRETNPSVWEKAKKTQAPNAGIHGYKTIADIMTSLNPFTGEFYRQALQISRYTREMFCLMEGRHVHPSTLYAGGTGTVATQQLFTDYYSRLMRYIEYMKVCVPLHDDLFDFWYDALPGYEHNGERRILLGCWGAFQDPDYCDFQYKNMTNWGRKMFVTPGVIVDGKLVTNDLVQINLAIRILLGHSYYDDWESEEIFVPNDPLGNPVDRRHPWNMHTLPTPKKRDFANKYSWVMSPRWFDGKDYLALDTGGGPIARLWSTALSGLVDMGGYIKATGTSVQINLPKSALSGPVSFEWKIPKWSNTLERNRARTYFQAYGAAAALFFLDKAFEELNAGRTRSWEPFTVPKEGIGCGFTEAVRGVLSHHMVIREGKIANYHPWPPTPWNGNPRDIYGTPGPYEDAVQNTPIFEENGPENFKGIDIMRAVRSFDPCLPCGVHMYLGDGKTIETVHSPLAPFG; encoded by the coding sequence ATGGCGATCAAAGACCTACCGGGCACCGCTAGCGAGACCCAGCCGTCGCGGCTCGTCGAGATGTCGTGGGATCCGATCACGCGCATCGTCGGCAGCCTCGGAATCTACACGAAGATCGATTTTCAGAAGAAGATCGTCGCCGAGTGTCACGCGACGTCGTCGATTTTCCGCGGCTACAGCATCTTCATGCGCGGGAAGGATCCGCGGGACGCGCACTTTATAACCTCGCGCATCTGCGGAATTTGCGGCGATAACCACTGCGTCTGTTCGGTGTACGCGCAGAACATGGCATTCGGCGTCCGGCCGCCGGCGATGGGCGAGTGGATCATGAACCTCGGCGAAGCCGCCGAGTACATGTTCGACCACAATATCTTCCAAGAGAATCTCGTCGGCGTCGACTACTGCGAAAAAATGGTCCGCGAGACGAACCCGAGCGTCTGGGAGAAAGCGAAGAAGACGCAAGCCCCCAACGCCGGTATTCACGGCTACAAGACCATCGCCGACATCATGACCTCACTCAACCCGTTTACCGGCGAGTTCTACCGGCAAGCACTCCAGATCAGCCGCTACACCCGCGAGATGTTCTGCCTGATGGAGGGGCGGCACGTTCACCCGTCGACGCTCTACGCCGGCGGCACCGGAACGGTGGCGACGCAGCAGCTCTTCACCGACTACTATTCGCGCCTGATGCGCTACATCGAGTACATGAAGGTCTGCGTGCCGCTGCACGACGATCTGTTCGACTTCTGGTACGATGCCTTGCCGGGCTACGAGCACAATGGCGAGCGGCGGATTCTTCTCGGCTGCTGGGGTGCGTTCCAGGATCCCGATTACTGCGACTTTCAGTACAAAAACATGACGAACTGGGGCCGGAAGATGTTCGTCACGCCGGGCGTCATCGTCGACGGTAAACTCGTTACCAACGACTTGGTGCAGATCAATCTTGCGATCCGGATTCTACTCGGCCACTCGTATTACGACGACTGGGAGAGCGAGGAGATCTTCGTCCCCAACGATCCGCTCGGGAATCCCGTCGACCGGCGCCATCCGTGGAACATGCATACCTTGCCGACGCCGAAGAAGCGCGACTTTGCCAATAAGTACAGTTGGGTGATGTCGCCGCGCTGGTTCGACGGAAAGGATTACCTCGCGCTCGACACCGGCGGCGGCCCCATCGCGCGCCTGTGGTCGACGGCGCTCTCGGGCCTGGTAGATATGGGCGGTTACATCAAGGCCACGGGAACGAGCGTGCAGATCAATCTTCCAAAGAGCGCGCTGAGCGGCCCGGTTTCGTTCGAGTGGAAGATACCGAAATGGTCGAACACGCTCGAGCGCAACCGCGCCCGCACGTACTTCCAGGCCTACGGCGCCGCAGCGGCACTCTTCTTTCTCGATAAGGCCTTCGAGGAACTCAACGCGGGCCGCACGCGCTCCTGGGAGCCGTTCACCGTTCCGAAGGAGGGGATCGGCTGCGGCTTCACCGAGGCGGTGCGCGGCGTGCTCTCGCACCACATGGTGATCCGCGAAGGCAAGATCGCAAACTATCACCCCTGGCCGCCGACGCCGTGGAACGGCAACCCGCGCGATATCTACGGAACCCCGGGCCCCTACGAAGACGCCGTGCAGAATACGCCGATCTTCGAAGAGAACGGGCCGGAAAACTTCAAGGGAATCGACATCATGCGCGCCGTGCGCAGCTTCGACCCGTGCCTTCCGTGTGGGGTGCACATGTACTTGGGCGACGGTAAAACGATCGAGACCGTTCACTCACCGCTCGCGCCGTTTGGTTAG